The Prochlorococcus marinus str. MIT 1214 sequence ATCTCTTGATATTGTCAAATCCGCCATAGAAGAGAAACTACTTCTAGTATCAGCTGGTGTAAAAGTATTAAGGATAGTCCCTCCTTTAACTATTACAAAAAAAGAAATCAACGAGCTTTTATCGAGACTAGACAAATGTCTGATGAAACTTTCATAGCACAATCGAATTTTTTTGAAAGCAAAAACAAAGAATATAAAGATATGAATCTGGGCATAGATCGTATGTCATTGGCTATTAATAGCATGGGAGATCCATGTAAAAAAATGCCTGCTATTCACATAGCAGGAACAAATGGGAAAGGCTCTATTGCAGCTTTTATTAACAGTGTTCTTAGCTTAGCAAATATCAAAACTGGAGTTACCACTTCCCCGCATTTAGTTGATTGGGTCGAGAGGATATGTATCAACAAGACTCCAATATCAAAAGAAGAATTTCAATCATTAAGCCTGTCTCTTTCTCCAATTGCAAAGAAATATAGCTTGACTCCTTTTGAATATGTTATTGCAATAGCATTTAAATATTTTACTCTAAAGGAAGTTGAACTGCTTATCCTTGAAGTAGGTCTTGGAGGTAGACTTGATGCAACAACAGCACATAAATATAGACCTATTATTGCATTTGGAGCTATTGGGCTTGATCATTGTGAATATTTAGGCAATAGTCTAGAAAAAGTAGCTATTGAGAAAGCAGCTATAATAACTACAAACAGTACTGTCGTTACAGCCACTCAACACAATATTGTAAGAAAAGTTTTAGTAGAGACTGCCAAGAGGAAACGAGCAGTCATTCATTGGGTAGACCCACTTCCATCAGACTGGGAACTAGGCCTATCAGGAGTAATACAGAAAGAAAATGCAGCTGTAGCTAAAGGAGTTGTTGAATCCTTAAAAAATATTGGATGGAATATTTCTGAAAGACAACTTCGAGAAGGCTTATGTCTTACTAAATGGCCTGGAAGACTTCAAACAACAAAATGGGAAGGGATGCCTATAGTTGTTGATGGTGCACATAATCCTCATGCGGCAAAGCAATTATCAATTGAAAGAGACGCATGGACTGATCAAGAAAGTGGAATTATTTGGATACTAGGGATTCAAATAAGAAAAGACATAATAGGCATTTTGCGTAAGCTAATTAGAGAAAAAGATTTAGCTTGGATAGTGCCTGTCCCAGGCCAACAAAGCTGGTCAAAAGATCAAATTTTGAGTTTTTGCCCTAAATATAAAGACCAAATCAAAGAAGCACTTAGTGTAGAAGAAGTATTATCAACACTTAAAAAACAATATAGATGGCCATCTCCACCACCTGTCATTTCAGGATCGCTATATTTAATAGGTGACCTTTTTCAAAGGAAAGTATTGAAAAGTTAAATTGTTTAAAATAGAGCAATTAAATCAATTAACTTTTAGATTCCAGCCTTTGAGTTTACCTGGATTGAGAATTCCTTTTGGATCAAAGTTACTCTTCGCTTGCACTTGATCAGAGTCAATTACACCTAAGCCTCCATCTTCAACAGTGATTGTATGCGGATTAAAAATCACTGCACCAAGACCTTTGCATTGACTGATTAATTGATTCATAGCTTCTTCACCTTGCCATTTAACAAGTGGGAGTGAGGCTAATCTTTGAACTCCATTTTGACGAACACATTCCAAATGCCATAAAAGATTCGATCCCCAATCAGCTTTCAATTTTCTAATAATTTCAGATTCAGGTTGAGGAAGAAGCATTTGCAAATATGTCCAATCAGAATCAATGCCACGCATATGTAAAGTTGTATGGTTCCAAGAAAGCTCTCGAAGACCTGTCCCCGCCCTCAGATTTTCCGGGCCTAAGTCGTAAAAGTCAGCACCAACTGATTTTGCAAGGCGCTCAGTTGTACTAACACCGTCAGGCGAGACCAGCAGTAAAATCCTATGTTTACCTGAGGGTTTACCAGACCAATGGGGAAGACAATTAACAATTTCTTTTTCTAATAAGGTTCCCAAATACAGCTCCAGTGCAGCGCAATTAAATTTGTTTAATAAGTCGACAGCCTGTTTCCAATCAAAACAGTCAACAACTATTTGTTGCCATTTAATATATGGAGCAGTTGTTAATTTTAATGCAGTCATAATCCCATTAGTTCCATAAGCATGATTCAAAGCCTCTGAGTTATTTGCGTCCAATTCAAGTTTTCTTGGTGAATCCTCAGTCGTTATTATTTCTAAGGATTGCAAATGACCAGGATCTCGCAAGAATCCCCAACGAACAGATCCTATTCCACCCGAGCCACCAGCGATAAAGCCACCAATCGAGGCGCTTCTCCATGTACTTGGAAGCAACCGCAACTGACGACCATGCTTAATCAACTCATCATTAATATCTCTAAGCAAACAACCAGATTCAACTGTAATTTCACCTGTTTTTGAATCAAAATTTCTAATTTTCTTAAGACCAGACATAACCATAACAACTCCACCGTTAAGAGGAACACACTGCCCATAGTTCCCTGTTCCAGAGCCTCTAAGGGTCAAAGGAGTTGAATACTTATTACAAATTTGAGCCACAACAATAATTGCATCGACCGAAAGTGGTCTAATGACTATGTCAGCCACACAATCTTTTAATTCATTGATCAATATTGGCGAATAATCAAAGAAATCTTTAGAGAACCTTTTTAAATCACTAGTTTTTTGATAGATCTCTAGATCAGGAATTGATTTTAATTCACTTAAAATCAATTCTATTTTCTCTTTATTAGTCATGACTCATCATTTATGAATGTTGATTTTTTGTTTTAGGCAATTCATTCAAGAATTCACCATTAACGACTACTCTTCGTTTAGGTCTATCAGACAAAGCTTTGACCCAACTATTTGAATCTAACAAAATAAAATCGGCAGGACTTCCCTTTTGAAAAAGGCCATCCCATTGAAGGCTAAGCACTTGTGCTGCAGACGAGGTAAACGGTGAAAGGCCTAATCTGTCCCAGGGAGATAAATGAGCAATTGGCATGGAAAAAGCCATTAAATTTATTGGATCAAAATTAGACAAAGGGAACCATGCATCATTGATATTGTCCCCTCCAACAGATACAACAACTCCAGCCTTTTGAAGTTGAAATATTGGAGCCAGCGGTCTTTTAATTAAAGTGGAGCGATCTTTTCTTCCAAGAAGCCAAGAATTAGTTAGAGGCAAAGCAACGACCTTTAACTTATTTTTAGCCATTTTTTTTGCCAAATGTGAAATCGCCTTTTCTTTCAGTAATCCCATGCTGCTTAAATGACTACAAGTTATTGACATCTCATTTTCAACTTTACCTAATACTTCTAGAAGTAATTTCAATCCTCCAGCCGAACAAGACTGAGACTCATCAATATGTAGATCAATATCACAATTAAGTCTATTTGCGAGTTGCACTAGATGCAATAGGGACTTAAAAGTCCTCCTCCTGTTAAAAGGAGGAGCTATTACTCCACCTAAAAGATCTCCATTGGAAGCAACTCTTTGAGCTAAAAGAGCTCCTTCATCAGTTTGCCAAAAGTCCAATGGAACCAAAGCTACAAACTGTAAGAAAATTTTTTCTTGCCATTTTTTTCTAACATCCTCCAAAAGATCCCAATCTCTCATTGCAGTTTTTCCAAAACTATCAATATGGGATCTAATTGCCCTGATCCCATTAACAAGAGCTAGATTGAGAGACTTTTCAACGCTGAAAATCAATTCATCTTTGGACCTCAATTCATATTCACTTAGATTCGCAACTAAGGCTTCTTTGTACGTACCTTTCAAATTGGATGAACGGTACCATGAGAATGCTTTATCTATGTGTGCATGAGGTTCCGCAAATCTTGGCAGAAGAATTTCCTCAG is a genomic window containing:
- a CDS encoding FAD-binding oxidoreductase, producing the protein MTNKEKIELILSELKSIPDLEIYQKTSDLKRFSKDFFDYSPILINELKDCVADIVIRPLSVDAIIVVAQICNKYSTPLTLRGSGTGNYGQCVPLNGGVVMVMSGLKKIRNFDSKTGEITVESGCLLRDINDELIKHGRQLRLLPSTWRSASIGGFIAGGSGGIGSVRWGFLRDPGHLQSLEIITTEDSPRKLELDANNSEALNHAYGTNGIMTALKLTTAPYIKWQQIVVDCFDWKQAVDLLNKFNCAALELYLGTLLEKEIVNCLPHWSGKPSGKHRILLLVSPDGVSTTERLAKSVGADFYDLGPENLRAGTGLRELSWNHTTLHMRGIDSDWTYLQMLLPQPESEIIRKLKADWGSNLLWHLECVRQNGVQRLASLPLVKWQGEEAMNQLISQCKGLGAVIFNPHTITVEDGGLGVIDSDQVQAKSNFDPKGILNPGKLKGWNLKVN
- a CDS encoding bifunctional folylpolyglutamate synthase/dihydrofolate synthase produces the protein MSDETFIAQSNFFESKNKEYKDMNLGIDRMSLAINSMGDPCKKMPAIHIAGTNGKGSIAAFINSVLSLANIKTGVTTSPHLVDWVERICINKTPISKEEFQSLSLSLSPIAKKYSLTPFEYVIAIAFKYFTLKEVELLILEVGLGGRLDATTAHKYRPIIAFGAIGLDHCEYLGNSLEKVAIEKAAIITTNSTVVTATQHNIVRKVLVETAKRKRAVIHWVDPLPSDWELGLSGVIQKENAAVAKGVVESLKNIGWNISERQLREGLCLTKWPGRLQTTKWEGMPIVVDGAHNPHAAKQLSIERDAWTDQESGIIWILGIQIRKDIIGILRKLIREKDLAWIVPVPGQQSWSKDQILSFCPKYKDQIKEALSVEEVLSTLKKQYRWPSPPPVISGSLYLIGDLFQRKVLKS
- a CDS encoding amidohydrolase family protein; protein product: MNFAKNVELIASPPKSGRVDVLVPRCLIGNGKDVLGTSIDQEGLSSIQIEWRDGTITSIKGLKETSKVPEEILLPRFAEPHAHIDKAFSWYRSSNLKGTYKEALVANLSEYELRSKDELIFSVEKSLNLALVNGIRAIRSHIDSFGKTAMRDWDLLEDVRKKWQEKIFLQFVALVPLDFWQTDEGALLAQRVASNGDLLGGVIAPPFNRRRTFKSLLHLVQLANRLNCDIDLHIDESQSCSAGGLKLLLEVLGKVENEMSITCSHLSSMGLLKEKAISHLAKKMAKNKLKVVALPLTNSWLLGRKDRSTLIKRPLAPIFQLQKAGVVVSVGGDNINDAWFPLSNFDPINLMAFSMPIAHLSPWDRLGLSPFTSSAAQVLSLQWDGLFQKGSPADFILLDSNSWVKALSDRPKRRVVVNGEFLNELPKTKNQHS